TCCAGTAGATTTGGTCGGACAGCATGAGACATACCTCCCGTACTCTCGGGCCTAAATCGACTTAAAAGGTAATTCGGGCGGCAGCCGCGTCAAAGTAGTCAGCACCTTCCCACCGCTTGAAAAGATTATGCTCCAGACCGAATTGGTCGAGTACCTTGCCCACCGTCTGATCTATCAGGTCCTCTATGGTTCGCGGTTGGTGGTAGAAGGCGGGCATGGGCGGAAGGAGTACGGCGCCGGCTTGAACCACCCGGACCATCAGTTCCAGGTGGCCCAGGTGAAGAGGAGTCTCCCTCACCACCAGTACCAGTTTCCGTCTTTCCTTGAGCATCACGTCTGCCGCCCGGACCAGGAGATTATCGTTGTAGGAATTGGCTATGGCGGAGAGAGTCTTAATGGAACACGGAGCTACTATCATCCCTCCCGATATGAAGGAACCGCTCGCCGGGGCCGCTCCCACGTCCCGCACATCGTGGACGTAGCAGGCCAGCTTTCTGACTTGCTCAGGAGTATAGCTGGTCTCAATCAGGATGTTTCGCTCTGCATGCTGAGTCATAATGAGGTGGGTCTCCACCCCTAAGGCGGAAAGCACCTGCAGGGTCCGGATTCCGTACACGCTTCCGGTGGCACCGGATATTCCCAGAATGAGCCTCATGAGTTACGGCCTCCTTGGAGGTGGCGTTTCCATATGCCTTCTGCCTTGGCTACGGCCGACGGATGGGGTACGGCCCGTCTGAATCTCTCCGTTTCGGCCTCGGGCTTGGTGGCGTCCACGATAACCTTGGCGGTGGATGAACCGTCAGATGCGGGATCGATCGGATAGCCGGGCAGCCGGGGTAACACGATGATATCTTCATCGGGCCGACACCGGGTGGCCGCCGCCCAGGTCACATCTTCCGGCGAATGAACGTCTACGTCGTCGTCTACTACCGTCACCTGTTTGAGCCGAGGATCCAGGGAGAGAGCCAGCAGCGCCGCCTGCCGTGCCTCTGCCTTGGTTTTCTTCTTCAACGACAATGCCCCGTGAAAACCGCAGGTTCCGGGAATGAGGGCAAAACCGCAGAACCCGGGTAGCGCTTCCCTCAGCCGGTGAATGAGCTCCGAAACCGAGGAAAGGCCTACTATCGTTTCCGCTTCATCGGTACCCGGAACGATGGCCTGGTAGATCGGTGCTTTCCTGTGACATATGGCGGTTACCTCTAATACCGGATTATCGAAGGTGAAGTAATAGCCGCTGGTCTCCCCGAACGGGCCCTCCTTCTCCCTGCGCCCGGGCACAATCCTGCCTTCTATGACCAGTTCGGCCGTTGCCGGTACCCGCAGATCTACGGTTTCGCACGGCACCAGTTCCACCGGTTCGCCCCGGAGGCTTCCGGCAATGGACATCTTGTCCGGTCTGTCCGGACCGACCGGGCTGCGGGTAACGGCGGCCAGCAGTACTGCCGGGTCCACACCCACGGCGATGGCTATTTCCAACCGCTCTCCGCAGCTTTCACGGCTTTCCAGCCAGGTGGCCAGTGGGGGGTTGGCCAGAAAGATCCCCAGCCGGTTGCCGCCTTTAAGCTGAATTCGGTGAATGCCGAGATGATACCGGCCGCTCGCCTTGTCCCGCGCGATGCACACACCGGCGGTAACGTAGGGTCCGGCGTCACCCTCGTGGAAGGTGGGTACGGGGAGATAATCCTTGAGGTCCAGAGGCGCCGTTATTACCACCTCTTTAACCGGTCCGGTGGGCACTTCCTTCGGAGGAATCGCCGAACACCTGCGCCGGAAGTACTCGGCGATGAGGTCTTCCTCGCCTACGCCCAGGGCCAGCGCTACGCGGCGACGCGTACCCAGGACATTCCCCACTATTCTCCAGCCCGGGTACCGCGCCACGTCCCGGAGGAGTACCGCCGGGCCGTTGCGCGGCCGGTAGCCCAGCACCGCGGCGGCCTCATACTCGGGGTCTACCGGTTCCTCGATTTCCAACAGTTCGCCGGGCAGGCCCGCCAATACCTTTAGGAATTCCCGCAGGTCGGTAAACGCCACCTCGTCCCCTCCCGTTCCCCGGTTATTGAGCCAGGAACTTCAGTGCCAGCTGCACCTGCAGGCGCGTGTCCGGGTCCTCCAGATCCAGCCCGGAAAGCTGCCGAATGCGCTGCAGCCGGTATCGGACCGTACTGAGGCTCATATACCCGGCGGCAGCCGTCTTCCTGAGGTTGCAGTTGTGCCGGTAATAAAGGGACAGCGTGTCAAGGAGGTTAAGGTTATGCGTGCGCTCGTACTCCAGGACCGGCCCGAGCAGCCGGCGCGTTGCTTGCTTTAGACCCTCGGGATCCAGCTCCACCCAGGCAAAGACGCCCAGATCCTGATACCAGGCTACCGGGACCTGGCCCATACCCGCGGCGGACATCTCCAGGGCCTTGCTCGCCTCCTTGAGTAACCGCGGAAGATCGGAGGCCTTCCCTCCCGGACCGCTTATCCCACCCCGGGCGTTGATCCCCTGGCCGTTAAGGAGCGCCAGCAACTCGGCCCCCACGGCGCCCATTCGTTTGCGCCCCTCGGTTTCATCCTTTTCCGTTCCCAGCACCACCAGCAGGCTGTCTTTTCCCCCGTCAACTACAAAGCCCTCGTACTCCAGCTCCTGAAATCGGTCTCTCACCGAGTTTAGGGCTTTCGCCAGGGCTCCGCAGGCCTCAGTGGTTCCGGCCTTCTCGCCAATCGGTCTTATCAGGAGCACGCGGTAGCCGGGTTCAAACCGAAGGCCGAGACGACTGGCTTCCGCCTCCAGGTGGGTCGGCGGCATTTCTCCCCCGCGAAGTAATCTTCTCAGAAAATCCATGCGCAGGCGGAGTTCTGCCTCACGGGCGGTGCGTTGCTTTACAAGCTCCAAGGACAACGCCATAGCCGCATTCTGCAGCAGCATGTGCTCGAGGCTGCCCAACCGGCCCTCCAGTAGCACGTGCAGGTGGCCCAACAGTTCCTTCCCGGCCACCAGAGGTATAACCATCTCGTGCTGGCCTTCGTGGCGACCAAAATACCGCGGCTGCTGCAGGGGCATGAGGCCAGCGGCGCCACGCTCCACGACACCGCCTACCTTGTGCGGAGGCTGGTCCGCTGGCCAACCTATCTGGATGAGGCCTTGCCCTAGCTCGTCCTCCACAAATATGGGCCGCCCTACAGTCTCGTGAATGCCCTGCCCGATGGCGGCTATGCCCTCGTTGTTCAGCACCAATTGACTCAGCCTGTGGTGGACCTCGAGATAGCTCTGCCAGGCCCGCTGCTGTT
The nucleotide sequence above comes from Clostridia bacterium. Encoded proteins:
- a CDS encoding UbiD family decarboxylase, producing MAFTDLREFLKVLAGLPGELLEIEEPVDPEYEAAAVLGYRPRNGPAVLLRDVARYPGWRIVGNVLGTRRRVALALGVGEEDLIAEYFRRRCSAIPPKEVPTGPVKEVVITAPLDLKDYLPVPTFHEGDAGPYVTAGVCIARDKASGRYHLGIHRIQLKGGNRLGIFLANPPLATWLESRESCGERLEIAIAVGVDPAVLLAAVTRSPVGPDRPDKMSIAGSLRGEPVELVPCETVDLRVPATAELVIEGRIVPGRREKEGPFGETSGYYFTFDNPVLEVTAICHRKAPIYQAIVPGTDEAETIVGLSSVSELIHRLREALPGFCGFALIPGTCGFHGALSLKKKTKAEARQAALLALSLDPRLKQVTVVDDDVDVHSPEDVTWAAATRCRPDEDIIVLPRLPGYPIDPASDGSSTAKVIVDATKPEAETERFRRAVPHPSAVAKAEGIWKRHLQGGRNS
- a CDS encoding UbiX family flavin prenyltransferase, with translation MRLILGISGATGSVYGIRTLQVLSALGVETHLIMTQHAERNILIETSYTPEQVRKLACYVHDVRDVGAAPASGSFISGGMIVAPCSIKTLSAIANSYNDNLLVRAADVMLKERRKLVLVVRETPLHLGHLELMVRVVQAGAVLLPPMPAFYHQPRTIEDLIDQTVGKVLDQFGLEHNLFKRWEGADYFDAAAARITF
- a CDS encoding helix-turn-helix domain-containing protein, which gives rise to MPRAGWKKTWEAIQVFANTLDRSKLAAQLLQCACYLAGAPRGIMAVRDGEGRGYRVYHHPPEGRCGNLVLSLAEILSPKRAGGDNPTDPVALEEALLVQEEPQLLESNLLIPLRAAGTLVGIVALPGLRPGEVAEDRYPHLIMVCCCGALALEVALMSEQAEQRLQEKVAEMHVANLVLREQQRAWQSYLEVHHRLSQLVLNNEGIAAIGQGIHETVGRPIFVEDELGQGLIQIGWPADQPPHKVGGVVERGAAGLMPLQQPRYFGRHEGQHEMVIPLVAGKELLGHLHVLLEGRLGSLEHMLLQNAAMALSLELVKQRTAREAELRLRMDFLRRLLRGGEMPPTHLEAEASRLGLRFEPGYRVLLIRPIGEKAGTTEACGALAKALNSVRDRFQELEYEGFVVDGGKDSLLVVLGTEKDETEGRKRMGAVGAELLALLNGQGINARGGISGPGGKASDLPRLLKEASKALEMSAAGMGQVPVAWYQDLGVFAWVELDPEGLKQATRRLLGPVLEYERTHNLNLLDTLSLYYRHNCNLRKTAAAGYMSLSTVRYRLQRIRQLSGLDLEDPDTRLQVQLALKFLAQ